In Nicotiana tabacum cultivar K326 chromosome 19, ASM71507v2, whole genome shotgun sequence, one DNA window encodes the following:
- the LOC142173444 gene encoding uncharacterized protein LOC142173444, giving the protein MEPFQNARHIQRYRRRLDMETAFSNLNGKIWLFFSSDTEWELINDIGHHIIMTFVYAKCSSTNRIELWDSLYYMASDMELPWLVGGDFNVVLHESEKIGGLSVHPPEYEDLAACINSFGLFDQDYKGIPYTWWNGRPNSECIFKRLDKIFVNLPFQNILPSIEVEHLIRIGSDHAPLLMTCGEHTTTFVKPFRFLNFWTKYATLMDVVTQNWNADFIGDPFLMFKHKLKKVKAALSKWSRDTFGDIFKQIAILEDIVKIKEQLFEDEPTIENRIVL; this is encoded by the coding sequence ATGGAACCTTTTCAGAATGCAAGGCATATACAGAGGTACAGAAGAAGGCTAGATATGGAAACTGCTTTTTCAAATCTGAATGGCAAAATATGGTTATTCTTCAGTTCTGACACAGAGTGGGAATTGATTAATGACATTGGGCATCATATCATAATGACTTTTGTATACGCAAAGTGTTCATCAACAAATAGAATAGAACTATGGGATAGTCTGTATTATATGGCAAGTGATATGGAACTACCGTGGCTagtaggaggagatttcaatgtgGTTTTACATGAAAGTGAGAAGATAGGGGGCCTGTCTGTTCATCCTCCAGAATATGAGGATTTAGCAGCATGCATTAACTCATTTGGACTATTTGATCAAGATTACAAGGGAATTCCATACACTTGGTGGAATGGGAGACCTAATAGTGAGTGTATATTCAAAAGACTGGACAAGATCTTTGTGAATTTACCATTTCAAAACATTCTTCCATCAATTGAAGTGGAACATTTAATTAGAATTGGTTCAGATCATGCCCCACTCCTAATGACATGTGGAGAGCACACTACTACCTTTGTCAAGCCGTTCAGATTCTTGAATTTCTGGACAAAATATGCTACATTAATGGATGTAGTAACACAGAACTGGAATGCTGATTTCATTGGAGATCCTTTCCTAATGTTTAAGCACAAACTGAAGAAGGTCAAGGCAGCACTATCTAAGTGGAGCAGAGATACTTTTGGAGACATTTTCAAACAAATAGCAATACTGGAGGATATTGTCAAAATTAAGGAGCAGTTATTTGAAGATGAGCCTACAATTGAGAATAGAATTGTCCTTTAG